From Pantoea sp. Ep11b, the proteins below share one genomic window:
- a CDS encoding SmdB family multidrug efflux ABC transporter permease/ATP-binding protein, which translates to MAKSGRVWPTLKRLLSYGKPWRKSLSLAVGMLWIAAAAEVTGPVLVSYFIDNLVAKHQMPWGLVAGLVAGFILLQLLAAALHYWQALLFNRAAIGVVQRLRSDVMNAALCQPLSAFDTQPVGQIISRVTNDTEVIRDLYVTVVSTVLRSAALVGAMMVAMFTLDWRMALVAMMIFPLVLMVMFIYQRYSTPIARRVRSYLADINNGFNEVISGMSVIQQFRQQARFGERMGEASRSHYLARMETLRLDGFLLRPLLSLFSAMVLCGLLILFSFSVPGVFEVGVLYAFITYLGRLNEPLIELTTQQSMLQQAVVSGERIFELMDAAQQQYGVDQQPLASGRITLNQLSFAYRENRNVLSDINLEVAPREFVALVGHTGSGKSTLANLLMGYYPVTPGAIRIDGRPIGDLSHAVLRHGIAMVQQDPVVLADTLLANVRLGRDISEEAVWRVLEQVQLAPLARALPEGIHTRLGEQGNNLSVGQKQLLALARVLVDLPQILILDEATANIDSGTEQAIQQTLTTLRQHSTLVVIAHRLSTIIEADKILVLHRGHVVEQGTHQQLLAMQGRYWQMYQLQQAGDELASGAAATAES; encoded by the coding sequence ATGGCTAAGTCCGGACGCGTGTGGCCGACCCTGAAACGTTTACTCAGCTACGGCAAACCCTGGCGTAAATCCCTGTCGCTGGCGGTGGGGATGCTATGGATCGCTGCCGCAGCAGAAGTGACCGGACCGGTGCTGGTCAGCTACTTTATCGATAACCTGGTGGCGAAACATCAGATGCCCTGGGGGCTGGTGGCCGGACTGGTGGCCGGTTTTATCCTGCTTCAGCTGCTGGCCGCCGCGCTGCACTACTGGCAGGCGCTGCTGTTTAACCGCGCCGCCATCGGGGTGGTACAGCGGTTACGCAGTGATGTGATGAACGCGGCGCTCTGTCAGCCGCTGAGCGCCTTTGATACCCAGCCGGTCGGGCAGATTATTTCGCGTGTCACTAACGACACGGAAGTAATCCGCGATCTCTATGTCACCGTGGTTTCCACCGTACTGCGCAGTGCCGCGCTGGTCGGTGCCATGATGGTGGCGATGTTCACTCTTGACTGGCGCATGGCGCTGGTGGCGATGATGATCTTCCCGCTGGTACTGATGGTGATGTTTATCTATCAGCGCTACAGCACGCCGATTGCCCGCCGGGTTCGCAGCTATCTGGCTGACATCAACAACGGCTTTAACGAAGTGATCAGCGGCATGAGTGTCATCCAGCAGTTCCGCCAGCAGGCGCGGTTCGGTGAGCGGATGGGCGAAGCGAGCCGTTCCCACTATCTGGCACGCATGGAAACGCTGCGTCTTGATGGTTTTCTGCTGCGCCCGTTGCTGAGCCTGTTCTCCGCGATGGTGCTGTGCGGGCTGCTGATCCTGTTCAGTTTCTCCGTGCCTGGCGTGTTTGAGGTCGGGGTGCTCTACGCTTTTATTACCTATCTGGGCCGGCTGAATGAGCCGCTGATTGAGCTGACCACCCAGCAGTCGATGCTGCAGCAGGCGGTCGTCTCCGGTGAGCGCATTTTTGAACTGATGGATGCAGCACAGCAGCAGTATGGTGTCGATCAGCAACCTCTGGCGTCCGGTCGTATTACGCTGAACCAGCTGAGCTTTGCCTACCGCGAAAACCGCAACGTGCTGAGCGACATCAATCTGGAAGTCGCGCCGCGCGAATTTGTGGCGCTGGTGGGGCATACCGGCAGCGGAAAAAGCACCCTGGCGAATCTGCTGATGGGCTATTACCCGGTGACGCCTGGCGCAATCCGGATTGACGGTCGCCCCATCGGCGACCTCAGCCACGCCGTGCTGCGTCACGGTATCGCGATGGTGCAGCAGGATCCGGTGGTGCTCGCCGATACACTTCTGGCAAACGTGCGGCTGGGACGTGACATCAGCGAAGAGGCCGTCTGGCGGGTGCTGGAGCAGGTGCAGTTGGCTCCGCTGGCGCGTGCGCTGCCAGAGGGGATTCATACCCGTCTCGGCGAGCAGGGCAACAACCTGTCGGTGGGGCAGAAGCAGCTACTGGCACTGGCGCGGGTGCTGGTTGACCTGCCGCAGATCCTGATCCTGGATGAGGCGACGGCCAATATCGACTCCGGTACGGAGCAGGCTATTCAGCAGACCCTGACGACGCTGCGCCAGCACAGTACGCTGGTAGTGATTGCGCACCGGCTCTCGACGATTATCGAGGCAGACAAGATTCTGGTGCTGCATCGTGGTCACGTCGTGGAACAAGGCACCCATCAGCAACTGCTGGCGATGCAGGGCCGTTACTGGCAGATGTACCAGCTTCAGCAGGCGGGAGATGAACTGGCGTCGGGCGCGGCGGCGACCGCTGAAAGCTGA
- the glnK gene encoding P-II family nitrogen regulator, whose product MKLVTVVIKPFKLEDVREALSSIGIQGLTVSEVKGFGRQKGHAELYRGAEYSVNFLPKVKIDIAIADDQLDEVVDVISKAAYTGKIGDGKIFVAELQRVIRIRTGETDEAAL is encoded by the coding sequence ATGAAGCTGGTTACCGTCGTAATTAAGCCATTCAAGCTGGAGGATGTGCGTGAAGCTTTATCCTCTATCGGCATTCAGGGGCTCACCGTCTCCGAAGTGAAAGGATTTGGTCGTCAGAAGGGCCATGCAGAGCTTTATCGCGGGGCTGAGTACAGCGTGAACTTTCTGCCCAAGGTCAAGATTGATATCGCGATTGCCGACGATCAGTTAGACGAAGTGGTGGATGTCATCAGCAAAGCAGCTTACACCGGCAAAATTGGCGACGGTAAAATTTTCGTGGCTGAACTGCAGCGCGTTATCCGTATTCGTACCGGCGAAACCGACGAAGCCGCTCTGTAA
- the amtB gene encoding ammonium transporter AmtB, giving the protein MNKMLAKLGLTSLALLPSLAMAAPAVADKADNAFMMICTALVLFMSIPGIALFYGGLIRGKNVLSMLTQVAVTFSLVCVLWVVYGYSLAFSEGNAFFGGFGWAMLKNIQLTAVMGSFYQYIHVAFQASFACITVGLIVGAIAERIRFSAVLIFVGVWLTLSYLPIAHMVWAGGFLAQDGALDFAGGTVVHINAAVAGLVGAYLVGKRAGFGKEAFKPHNLPMVFTGTAILYVGWFGFNAGSASAANEIAALAFLNTVVATAGAVLSWTFGEWAVRGKPSLLGACSGFIAGLVAITPACGYVGVGGALIIGLVGGLAGLWGVTTLKKWLRVDDPCDVFGVHGVCGIVGCILTGVFASSSLGGVGYAQGVTMGHQVWVQIFSVGVTVVWSGVVAFVGFKLADLIVGLRVPEEHEREGLDVNSHGENAYNQ; this is encoded by the coding sequence ATGAATAAAATGTTAGCGAAGTTGGGCCTCACCAGCCTGGCACTGTTACCCTCACTCGCGATGGCCGCGCCTGCCGTTGCGGACAAGGCTGATAACGCATTTATGATGATTTGCACCGCGCTGGTGCTGTTTATGTCAATTCCAGGTATTGCACTCTTTTACGGCGGCCTGATCCGCGGCAAAAACGTACTGTCGATGCTGACTCAGGTTGCGGTCACCTTCTCACTGGTCTGCGTGCTGTGGGTAGTCTACGGCTACTCGCTGGCCTTCAGCGAAGGCAACGCCTTTTTCGGCGGCTTCGGCTGGGCGATGCTGAAAAACATTCAGCTCACCGCCGTAATGGGCAGTTTCTATCAGTATATCCACGTAGCGTTCCAGGCCTCCTTTGCCTGCATCACCGTGGGGCTGATTGTGGGTGCCATTGCCGAACGTATCCGCTTCTCTGCCGTGCTGATCTTTGTCGGCGTCTGGCTGACGCTCTCTTACCTGCCTATCGCACACATGGTCTGGGCGGGCGGTTTCCTGGCCCAGGATGGCGCGCTGGACTTCGCTGGCGGTACGGTCGTACACATTAACGCCGCAGTCGCGGGCCTGGTGGGCGCTTACCTGGTGGGCAAACGTGCCGGTTTTGGCAAAGAAGCCTTTAAACCGCACAACCTGCCTATGGTCTTTACCGGAACGGCCATTCTTTATGTCGGCTGGTTCGGTTTCAACGCCGGTTCCGCGTCTGCGGCAAATGAAATTGCGGCGCTGGCCTTCCTGAACACCGTTGTTGCAACCGCGGGTGCCGTGCTGTCATGGACCTTCGGCGAGTGGGCGGTGCGTGGTAAACCTTCTCTGCTGGGTGCCTGTTCAGGCTTTATTGCCGGACTGGTTGCGATTACCCCAGCCTGTGGTTACGTCGGCGTGGGTGGCGCGTTAATTATCGGTCTGGTGGGTGGTCTGGCGGGCCTGTGGGGTGTGACCACCCTGAAAAAATGGCTGCGCGTGGACGATCCCTGCGATGTGTTCGGCGTGCATGGCGTGTGCGGCATCGTGGGCTGTATCCTGACGGGCGTGTTCGCGTCCTCTTCACTGGGCGGCGTAGGCTATGCACAAGGCGTAACCATGGGCCATCAGGTGTGGGTGCAGATCTTCAGCGTGGGCGTAACCGTTGTCTGGTCAGGTGTCGTCGCCTTCGTCGGCTTTAAGCTGGCCGATCTGATTGTTGGCCTGCGCGTGCCGGAAGAGCATGAGCGTGAAGGTCTGGATGTGAACAGCCACGGCGAGAACGCTTACAACCAGTAA
- the tesB gene encoding acyl-CoA thioesterase II, whose amino-acid sequence MSQALQNLLNLLNLEKLEEGLYRGQSEDLGLRQVFGGQVVGQALYAAKQTVAEDRTVHSFHSYFLRPGDSQKAIIYDVETLRDGKSFSARRVSAIQNGQPIFYMTASFQSPEQGFEHQNPMPQVAGPENLLTEQAMAQKMAHLLPEKLREKFIAERPLEIRPVQIHNPLRGHVDKPERQVWIRATGPLPDDLRIHQYLLGYASDLNFLPVALQPHGKGFLEPDMQVATIDHSMWFHRPFDFTEWLLYSVVSTSASGARGFVRGEFYNQQGVLVASTVQEGVMRQRSE is encoded by the coding sequence ATGAGTCAGGCACTGCAAAATCTGCTGAATTTATTGAATCTGGAAAAACTGGAAGAGGGTTTATATCGCGGCCAGAGCGAAGATCTGGGGCTGCGCCAGGTGTTTGGCGGTCAGGTAGTGGGTCAGGCGCTGTATGCCGCAAAGCAGACCGTCGCGGAAGATCGCACCGTTCACTCTTTTCACAGCTACTTTTTGCGGCCTGGCGACAGTCAGAAAGCGATTATTTACGATGTGGAAACGCTGCGCGATGGCAAAAGCTTCAGCGCCCGGCGGGTCAGTGCCATTCAGAACGGCCAGCCGATTTTCTATATGACCGCCTCCTTCCAGTCACCGGAACAGGGATTTGAACATCAGAATCCGATGCCGCAGGTGGCAGGCCCTGAGAATCTGTTAACCGAGCAGGCGATGGCGCAGAAGATGGCCCATCTGCTGCCCGAAAAACTGCGTGAAAAGTTCATTGCCGAACGCCCGCTGGAGATCCGTCCGGTGCAGATCCACAATCCGCTGCGGGGACATGTGGATAAGCCTGAACGTCAGGTCTGGATCCGGGCCACCGGGCCACTGCCCGACGATCTGCGTATCCATCAGTACCTGCTCGGCTACGCCTCGGATCTTAACTTCCTGCCGGTTGCCCTGCAGCCGCACGGCAAAGGCTTTCTGGAGCCGGATATGCAGGTCGCGACGATCGACCACTCGATGTGGTTCCATCGTCCGTTCGACTTCACCGAATGGCTGCTCTACAGCGTGGTCAGTACCTCGGCGTCCGGCGCGCGCGGTTTCGTCCGCGGGGAGTTTTATAATCAGCAGGGTGTGCTGGTAGCGTCAACCGTTCAGGAAGGCGTGATGCGTCAGCGCAGCGAATAA
- a CDS encoding YbaY family lipoprotein gives MKLRHVFSGVVMVVAVAGCADKSKPVPTPTLGSAVAGQTTAIAQPNVSGSIFIRQRIALPPDAVLTVTLSDASMADAPSKVLSQRVVRTEGKQAPFQFVLPFNPADIQPNARILLSAAIAIDGKLAFVTEGVKPVINQGGTKAELLLVPVPSMAMPTQPGAATTVPSTSPTMVTPSAAVPAPTHI, from the coding sequence ATGAAACTCAGGCATGTGTTCAGTGGAGTAGTTATGGTGGTTGCTGTTGCGGGATGCGCCGATAAAAGTAAACCTGTGCCCACGCCGACGCTGGGGTCAGCCGTGGCAGGACAGACGACGGCGATTGCGCAGCCGAACGTCAGTGGCTCAATCTTCATCCGTCAGCGCATTGCGCTGCCGCCGGATGCCGTATTAACCGTGACGCTGTCTGATGCGTCGATGGCCGATGCCCCATCAAAAGTGCTGTCACAGCGTGTCGTGCGCACCGAGGGTAAACAGGCTCCGTTCCAGTTCGTTCTGCCGTTTAACCCGGCCGACATCCAGCCCAACGCCCGCATTCTGTTAAGTGCGGCGATTGCCATCGACGGCAAGCTGGCCTTTGTCACCGAAGGCGTGAAGCCGGTGATCAATCAGGGTGGTACCAAAGCGGAACTGCTGCTGGTCCCGGTCCCGTCTATGGCGATGCCAACCCAGCCAGGCGCTGCAACTACCGTGCCTTCTACCTCACCGACGATGGTAACGCCATCCGCTGCGGTTCCGGCACCGACCCACATTTAA
- a CDS encoding MGMT family protein, translating into MDQPDTFQHRIWQIVAAIPYGRVATYGDVALLAGSPRAARQVGGVLSRLPEETTLPWHRVVNRHGTLSLQGDRLLRQRDALAAEGIAISDDGQLDLATWRWRF; encoded by the coding sequence ATGGATCAGCCTGACACTTTTCAGCACCGCATCTGGCAGATTGTTGCCGCGATTCCGTATGGCCGCGTCGCCACCTATGGCGATGTTGCCCTGCTCGCCGGTTCTCCGCGCGCAGCACGTCAGGTCGGCGGCGTACTGAGCCGTCTGCCTGAAGAGACTACCCTGCCCTGGCATCGCGTCGTTAACCGGCACGGCACCCTTTCCCTGCAGGGGGATCGTCTGTTACGGCAGCGGGATGCCCTGGCGGCGGAAGGTATAGCGATCAGTGATGACGGGCAGCTCGATCTGGCAACCTGGCGCTGGCGATTTTAG
- a CDS encoding HHA domain-containing protein, giving the protein MNKTLTKTDYLMRLRRCRSLDTLERVIEKNKYELPEDELAIFYSAADHRLAELTMNKLYDKVPGSVWKFVR; this is encoded by the coding sequence ATGAACAAAACCCTGACAAAAACCGATTATTTGATGCGACTGCGGCGCTGCCGCTCGCTGGATACCCTCGAAAGGGTGATTGAAAAAAATAAGTATGAATTACCGGAAGACGAATTAGCCATATTCTATTCGGCGGCTGACCATCGTCTGGCGGAACTGACCATGAACAAGCTCTACGATAAAGTCCCGGGTTCAGTGTGGAAATTTGTCCGTTAA
- the tomB gene encoding Hha toxicity modulator TomB has translation MDEYSPKRHDIAQLKYLCESLFDDSMASLTDSHHGWVNDPTSESNLQLNDLIEHIASFTMNYKIKHVEDEALISQIDEYLDDTFMLFSNYGVTTPDLQRWQRSAKRLFNLFTEECAFLQQPSHSL, from the coding sequence ATGGACGAATACTCACCGAAACGGCATGATATTGCCCAGCTTAAATACCTGTGTGAGAGCCTGTTTGACGACAGCATGGCATCATTAACGGACAGCCATCATGGCTGGGTAAATGATCCGACTTCCGAAAGCAATCTGCAGCTTAATGATTTGATTGAGCATATCGCCTCTTTCACCATGAATTACAAAATCAAGCACGTTGAAGATGAAGCGCTGATTTCGCAAATCGATGAATATCTTGATGATACCTTTATGTTATTCAGCAACTATGGTGTCACAACCCCGGATCTTCAGCGGTGGCAACGTTCAGCGAAGCGCTTATTTAATCTGTTCACTGAAGAGTGCGCTTTTCTCCAGCAGCCGAGCCATTCATTATAG
- a CDS encoding metal ABC transporter ATP-binding protein has product MIRFDSLRAGYQGEAVTPALSGQLAAGSMTALVGANGSGKSTLLKTIAGLLPPIAGRCELQIARRDIGWLPQRTELETRFPLTVFELVSMGCWPRCGWFGGINRMLRREIWQVLEAVQMRDFAGAQPATLSGGQLQRVLFARLMLQRSALWLLDEPFNGIDSQTVTLLMAILEQQQRAGTTLLVVLHDRPLVARYFSRVLSLDEDETGEFCSPLSLQRSLAP; this is encoded by the coding sequence ATGATCCGGTTTGATTCGCTTCGGGCGGGCTACCAGGGTGAGGCCGTGACCCCGGCCCTGAGCGGCCAGCTTGCCGCAGGCTCGATGACTGCCCTGGTGGGCGCCAACGGCAGCGGCAAATCGACGCTGCTGAAAACCATTGCGGGTTTACTGCCCCCGATAGCCGGGCGCTGCGAACTGCAGATTGCGCGGCGGGATATTGGCTGGCTGCCGCAGCGTACCGAGCTGGAAACCCGCTTTCCCCTGACCGTCTTTGAACTGGTCTCGATGGGCTGCTGGCCTCGCTGCGGCTGGTTCGGCGGTATCAACCGGATGCTGCGTCGGGAAATCTGGCAGGTGCTGGAGGCGGTACAGATGCGTGATTTCGCCGGGGCGCAGCCCGCAACCCTGTCCGGCGGCCAGCTTCAGCGCGTGCTGTTTGCCCGGCTGATGCTGCAGCGCAGCGCGCTCTGGCTGCTGGATGAGCCGTTTAACGGCATCGACAGCCAGACGGTGACGTTGCTGATGGCGATCCTGGAGCAGCAGCAGCGGGCGGGCACCACGCTGCTGGTGGTTCTGCACGATCGTCCGCTGGTCGCCCGCTATTTCAGCCGCGTACTTTCACTGGATGAAGATGAGACCGGCGAATTCTGCTCGCCTCTCTCCCTGCAGCGGAGCCTGGCACCGTGA
- a CDS encoding metal ABC transporter permease produces the protein MTLIQPFIEFGFMRRALVACVALAVSATPLGVFLSLRRMSLIGDALSHAVLPGAAVGYLISGLSLVAMGVGGLIAGLAVALLSGAVSRYTPLKEDASFAGFYLGSLALGVTLVSLRGSGVDLLHVLFGSLLAVDNAALLLVGGIAAFTLIMLAIIYRPLVIDAFDSDFLRAQGKWSAPLVHGLFLMLVVLNLVAGFQVLGTLMSVGLMMLPAASARFWSRHLAAMLLIAMGMAMMSALAGLMLSWHFSLPAGPAVVLSAAMLFFLSILTGPCGGILRRH, from the coding sequence GTGACCCTGATACAGCCTTTTATTGAGTTCGGTTTTATGCGACGCGCGCTGGTCGCCTGCGTGGCGCTGGCTGTCAGCGCCACGCCACTCGGCGTGTTTCTCTCGCTGCGCCGCATGAGCCTGATCGGCGACGCCTTGTCCCACGCGGTGCTGCCCGGCGCTGCCGTCGGTTATCTGATCTCCGGCCTGTCACTGGTCGCCATGGGGGTGGGAGGGCTGATCGCCGGTTTAGCCGTGGCGCTGCTCTCGGGAGCCGTCAGTCGCTACACGCCGCTGAAAGAGGATGCCAGCTTTGCCGGGTTTTACCTTGGCTCACTGGCGCTGGGCGTGACGCTGGTTTCTCTGCGTGGCTCTGGCGTGGATCTGCTGCATGTGCTGTTCGGCTCGCTGCTGGCAGTAGACAACGCGGCGCTGCTGCTGGTGGGCGGCATCGCGGCGTTTACGCTGATTATGCTGGCCATCATCTACCGGCCGCTGGTGATTGACGCTTTCGACAGTGACTTCCTGCGGGCGCAGGGAAAGTGGAGTGCCCCGCTGGTTCATGGTCTGTTTTTAATGCTGGTGGTGCTGAATCTGGTGGCCGGTTTTCAGGTGCTCGGCACCCTGATGTCGGTGGGACTGATGATGCTGCCCGCCGCCAGCGCACGTTTCTGGAGCCGCCATCTGGCCGCCATGCTGCTCATCGCGATGGGGATGGCCATGATGTCGGCGCTGGCAGGTCTGATGCTCTCCTGGCACTTTTCTCTGCCAGCCGGACCTGCGGTGGTGCTGAGCGCCGCCATGCTCTTTTTTCTCTCCATTCTGACAGGACCGTGCGGCGGAATTTTACGCCGCCATTAA
- a CDS encoding metal ABC transporter substrate-binding protein, translated as MKKLPLTLALAALFAAPVAMAKTVDVVASFTVLGDIVKQVGGDHVKVKSLVGPNGDPHTFEPTPQDSEALAKADLVFVSGLGLEGWMDRLVTASGYRGQPVVASAGVTTRSMEDEGKTITDPHAWNSMQNGVIYATNVMNALVKADPEDAPDIRRRGEDYIEQLQALDRWAKTAFARVPVDKRKVLTSHDAFGYFGQRYGVTFLAPVGFSTEAEASASNVGGLITQLKQQHITRYFIENQTDPRLVRQIASATGAEPGGELYPEALSTASGPAATYQAAFKHNVNAMLKSMQ; from the coding sequence ATGAAAAAATTACCCCTGACGCTGGCGCTCGCTGCGCTGTTTGCTGCGCCTGTAGCAATGGCAAAAACGGTGGATGTGGTCGCCAGCTTTACCGTGCTGGGCGATATCGTTAAGCAGGTCGGTGGCGACCATGTGAAAGTCAAAAGTCTGGTGGGGCCAAACGGCGATCCCCACACCTTTGAACCCACACCGCAGGACAGCGAGGCGCTGGCGAAGGCCGACCTGGTGTTTGTCAGCGGACTGGGCCTGGAAGGGTGGATGGATCGGCTGGTTACCGCCTCCGGTTATCGCGGTCAGCCCGTGGTCGCTTCAGCGGGCGTCACCACCCGCAGCATGGAGGACGAGGGCAAAACCATTACCGATCCGCACGCCTGGAACAGTATGCAGAACGGCGTGATCTACGCGACCAACGTGATGAATGCGCTGGTTAAAGCCGATCCTGAAGACGCGCCGGACATCCGTCGGCGTGGAGAGGACTACATAGAGCAGCTTCAGGCGCTGGATCGCTGGGCGAAAACCGCTTTTGCGCGAGTGCCGGTCGATAAACGGAAAGTGCTCACCAGCCACGATGCGTTTGGTTACTTCGGCCAGCGCTATGGCGTGACATTCCTGGCACCGGTGGGCTTCTCCACCGAAGCCGAGGCGAGCGCCAGCAACGTGGGGGGGTTAATCACTCAGCTGAAGCAGCAGCACATTACCCGCTACTTTATCGAGAACCAGACCGATCCGCGGCTGGTCAGGCAGATTGCCAGTGCCACCGGTGCGGAGCCGGGAGGCGAGCTTTATCCGGAAGCCCTCTCCACGGCCTCAGGCCCGGCGGCAACCTATCAGGCCGCCTTTAAACATAACGTGAATGCGATGCTGAAGAGCATGCAGTAA
- the ykgO gene encoding type B 50S ribosomal protein L36 — MQVVSSLRSAKNRHRDCKVVRRKGRVYVICKTNPRFKAVQGRKKRR; from the coding sequence ATGCAGGTCGTCAGCTCGCTGCGCTCCGCCAAAAATCGCCATCGCGATTGCAAAGTGGTGCGCAGGAAAGGACGTGTTTACGTTATCTGTAAAACTAATCCACGTTTCAAAGCGGTGCAGGGAAGAAAAAAAAGACGCTAG
- a CDS encoding type B 50S ribosomal protein L31 has product MKANIHPHYRPVVFHDTSADVWFKIGSTIKTDRTVEFEGETLPYVTLDVSSASHVFYTGKQKDFAKEGSTARFNQRFGRFLGRK; this is encoded by the coding sequence ATGAAAGCGAATATTCATCCTCACTATCGTCCGGTGGTCTTCCACGACACGTCGGCTGACGTCTGGTTCAAAATCGGATCGACCATCAAAACCGACCGTACCGTGGAGTTTGAAGGCGAAACCCTGCCCTACGTCACCCTGGATGTGTCGTCGGCTTCGCACGTTTTCTACACCGGTAAACAGAAAGATTTCGCCAAAGAGGGCAGTACCGCACGCTTTAACCAGCGTTTCGGGCGCTTTCTTGGCCGCAAATAG